A stretch of Bacillota bacterium DNA encodes these proteins:
- a CDS encoding twin-arginine translocase TatA/TatE family subunit, giving the protein MFGLLPSIGPWEIVAILAIVLIIFGPGRLPEAVKSLGRAVKDLRRASTEPGPGEAGGETIPDK; this is encoded by the coding sequence GTGTTTGGTTTGCTGCCGAGCATCGGGCCGTGGGAGATTGTGGCGATTCTTGCGATCGTGCTGATCATCTTCGGGCCCGGCAGGCTGCCGGAGGCCGTAAAATCTCTCGGGAGGGCGGTAAAAGACCTCCGCAGAGCATCCACGGAACCGGGTCCCGGGGAAGCCGGAGGAGAGACCATCCCGGACAAATAA